From the genome of Anopheles moucheti chromosome 3, idAnoMoucSN_F20_07, whole genome shotgun sequence, one region includes:
- the LOC128300757 gene encoding uncharacterized protein LOC128300757: MTNLARYHPQQGNGFGSGCSIHDYPEHLNPFYEDENHKRLRFLDRKTHRRGSLSSLRDGIREWWQYSSIRFGKKRSSTLGVNKTSESPPPLRRDAYEVDPYAGTSGYRNTVSGSATVRESQSYTTTPLFVRHTRYRSSLQDQPKDTRNDEIGFTRNDRYRSTIQNGFATYNSGMVTSTPRKKQAPPKPYGTTPRVPQQEYNNINPFDVDVEPEGDTLSTVSVDSSYSSTLRSRTSGTRTRNKRRAPPPPPVAVAPANRIVTTPEEPSVEDVPNEDLRNLTAEIESFVRISSVNGDGAVKDTSKVRSEVNVETTLHQQHDVNNNSAHAEIPTTISTIEREIVAENRDVEIVAKESKEVQKLTNIEPQTTPKECNNALMHTAKPTVVQTDTVITVDTTVASVPIETNPTPSPRKKVEKIQPEVKQEAASSQADVDFENLALPETPVPTRRSNRENREKYITQDVSTVKKLTNEKPTVPNPLPPTTEEADDEGPTTTIIVDNLQYKHKVAPIHTEISSKIETARMKISESTGNIPMIAGENSANERRRSVRDIIESINKSQSMLKVNHEQSANSLHETQSTDSMLRNIDELNEREKEIQNLLHDIDARYSATNVQSADALNATASTSEHVVTPGRGSYYDNLTDDNINDNLDEKNNMYAASGFRIKKSPTKTVIIAEGDDQQFQDCINWNPLPKPRRSHILEEKGADIEQSVTVPTAPS, encoded by the exons ATGACCAATCTCGCCCGGTATCATCCGCAGCAGGGAAACGGGTTTGGATCCGGTTGCTCCATCCACGACTATCCAGAGCATCTAAATCCATTCTACGAAGATGAAAATCATAAGCGGCTACGCTTTCTGGATCGTAAAACCCATCGGCGCGGTAGCTTGTCCAGTTTGCGCGATGGCATCCGCGAGTGGTG GCAATATTCATCAATTCGTTTCGGGAAGAAACGTTCCTCGACGCTAGGAGTAAACAAAACCTCTGAAAGCCCTCCACCATTGAGAAGGGATGCGTATGAAGTCGACCCGTACGCTGGAACCAGCGGATACCGTAACACTGTGAGTGGTTCGGCAACAGTACGCGAAAGCCAATCGTACACCACGACACCTCTGTTTGTACGGCACACGCGTTACCGCAGCTCCTTACAAGATCAACCAAAG GACACCCGTAACGATGAAATTGGATTTACGAGGAACGATCGCTACCGCAGCACAATTCAAAATGGGTTCGCCACGTACAACTCTGGGATGGTTACGTCTACACCGAGAAAAAAGCAAGCTCCTCCCAAACCGTACGG CACAACACCACGAGTCCCGCAACAGGAGTATAACAATATCAATCCCTTCGATGTAGATGTGGAACCGGAAGGGGACACTTTGTCTACGGTTAGCGTGGATAGTAGTTACAGCAGCACCCTACGATCGCGCACATCTGGAACCAGAACTCGCAACAAACGACGAGCCCCACCACCTCCTCCGGTGGCTGTT GCACCTGCAAACCGTATTGTTACTACGCCCGAGGAACCATCTGTAGAAGATGTTCCAAACGAGGATCTCCGCAATCTTACCGCCGAAATTGAAAGCTTCGTGCGTATTTCATCCGTAAACGGTGATGGTGCTGTTAAGGATACATCAAAAGTGCGATCAGAAGTCAACGTAGAGACGACATTACATCAGCAGCACGATGTTAATAATAACAGTGCCCATGCTGAGATTCCTACAACCATATCAACGATAGAGCGTGAAATTGTGGCCGAAAACCGGGATGTAGAGATTGTTGCCAAGGAATCGAAGGAGGTTCAGAAATTAACGAACATAGAACCTCAAACCACGCCAAAAGAATGCAATAATGCCTTGATGCACACGGCCAAACCTACCGTGGTACAAACTGACACAGTGATTACCGTAGACACTACTGTTGCATCTGTTCCTATCGAAACGAACCCGACACCTTCACCGAGGAAAAAGGTTGAGAAAATTCAACCGGAGGTTAAGCAAGAAGCGGCTTCTTCCCAAGCTGATGTCGATTTCGAAAACTTGGCCCTCCCAGAAACCCCAGTTCCCACACGAAGATCGAATCGTGAAAATCGTGAGAAGTACATTACCCAAGATGTTAGCACTGTGAAGAAGTTGACAAACGAAAAGCCAACTGTACCCAATCCACTTCCACCAACAACCGAGGAAGCAGACGACGAAGGACCAACGACGACGATCATTGTGGATAATTTGCAGTACAAGCACAAGGTGGCTCCAATTCATACTGAGATTAGTAGCAAAATCGAAACGGCGCGTATGAAGATAAGTGAATCGACCGGCAACATACCGATGATTGCGGGTGAAAACAGTGCCAACGAAAGGCGTCGTTCAGTTCGCGATATTATCGAGTCCATCAATAAGAGCCAGAGTATGCTCAAGGTGAACCACGAACAGTCAGCCAATAGTCTGCACGAGACACAATCGACCGACAGCATGCTGCGGAATATAGACGAGCTAAACGAACGTGAAAAGGAGATCCAGAACTTGTTGCACGACATTGATGCACGCTACAGCGCAACTAATGTTCAATCTGCTGATGCCCTTAACGCAACTGCCTCAACCAGCGAACATGTAGTAACTCCGGGTCGCGGATCATACTATGATAACTTAACCGATGACAACATTAACGACAATCTggacgaaaaaaacaacatgtaCGCCGCATCGGGCTTTAGGATTAAGAAAAGTCCTACCAAAACGGTAATCATTGCGGAAGGGGACGATCAACAGTTTCAGGATTGCATCAATTGGAATCCACTACCAAAACCTAGACGTAGCCATATTTTGGAGGAAAAGGGTGCAGATATTGAGCAATCTGTAACGGTCCCTACCGCACCCTCCTAA
- the LOC128301995 gene encoding HEAT repeat-containing protein 3: protein MGKAKKLKLHRNKTNPTGLMDVNELIEQGLAENAKSGTPVEAIVEQLESAVVEEKICGLQSLATICQGEANVGELVRNNVIRIAASLLVDPDQSVRHATAGALRNLSVISVELCEFMVDQDVLTPLLALLIRFPSNGQWTPTFDKNMQNQMDEHSDTFLHAVNLLWNLCESTSDALNAFNQSQLLENFVSFLDYNVYGQEIAIAVAQCLLVVSEDNASSWRVLANHGSELLSLLTIQVVDNGTLMLRALAAGIIGNVPVLLSSHTSKVLICVSKTLETNHRSALGNLTSMLPLEQQKDLVDLEVTDDVVFDDETEAQSHQRRRKADLPSEGEVEVRDVGRLLQAQRIAAEILTNICSSEDDWQSENNDNDNNAGSDAESVYDYDTNGLNESVENTDKISVEVLEAIKSLALVEKLWQKAQPVAENVYQLLVESEQNTLKKLDALRISAMLCLHNLCNNISTEDLGGPAAVYNVWIDLGQQVFQGQRNGKLLEASTSLMRAALEHLRKSPELFQQMTENDLQLMLNGVTECEDIEIRANWLRMLGILGCLLPESHVKVIIDFVLTTCANEADVWVLAEALDSMMDIFADNDWHAIMHELGMIAKCKQLDRIMREKLKRDKRQLGDRFPAVSTVRTNLSRFCKYLETELKNFKPNMES from the exons ATGGGGAAAGccaagaaattaaaattacaccgaaataaaaccaaccccACCGGGTTGATGGACGTGAACGAGTTGATTGAACAAGGGTTGGCAGAAAACGCCAAATCCGGCACCCCAGTGGAAGCCATCGTTGAGCAGTTGGAATCAGCCGTTGTCGAGGAAAAAATCTGTGGTTTGCAATCATTAGCCACCATCTGCCAGGGAGAGGCCAACGTTGGCGAACTGGTACGGAACAATGTGATTCGGATAGCTGCTTCCCTCTTAGTAGATCCGGACCAGAGCGTTCGCCATGCCACTGCCGGTGCATTGCGGAATTTGTCGGTGATCAGTGTGGAGCTATGTGAATTCATGGTCGATCAGGACGTGTTGACGCCGCTACTGGCGTTACTGATCCGCTTCCCGAGCAATGGGCAATGGACGCCCACCTTCGACAAGAATATGCAGAACCAAATGGATGAGCATTCGGACACATTTTTGCATGCAGTGAATCTGCTGTGGAATTTGTGTGAAAGTACTTCCGACGCGTTAAATGCGTTCAATCAGTCCCAGTTGTTGGAGAACTTTGTAAGTTTCCTGGACTACAACGTGTATGGGCAAGAGATTG CGATTGCGGTGGCCCAATGTCTGCTGGTGGTTTCGGAAGATAATGCTTCATCCTGGCGTGTGCTAGCCAACCATGGATCGGAATTATTATCACTGCTCACAATTCAGGTTGTAGACAATGGAACATTAATGCTGCGTGCCCTCGCTGCGGGCATCATCGGTAATGTTCCAGTACTGTTGAGCAGTCATACGAGTAAAGTTTTGATCTGTGTTTCCAAAACACTTGAGACGAACCATCGATCGGCACTGGGTAACTTGACCAGTATGTTACCCTTAGAGCAGCAGAAAGATTTGGTGGATTTAGAAGTAACCGATGACGTTGTTTTCGACGATGAAACTGAAGCCCAGTCTCATCAGCGTCGTCGAAAAGCTGATTTGCCCTCCGAAGGAGAGGTGGAAGTACGCGACGTGGGAAGGTTGCTGCAAGCGCAACGAATAGCAGCTGAAATACTGACAAACATTTGCTCTTCGGAAGACGACTGGCAGAGCGAAAACAACGATAACGATAATAATGCGGGCTCAGATGCGGAAAGCGTTTACGATTACGACACAAACGGATTGAATGAAAGCGTCGAAAATACGGACAAAATATCTGTAGAAGTGCTGGAAGCCATCAAGTCGCTTGCGCTGGTTGAAAAGCTGTGGCAGAAAGCGCAACCGGTCGCTGAGAATGTGTACCAACTGTTGGTTGAGTCGGAACAGAACACCTTGAAGAAACTGGACGCACTCCGTATTTCGGCCATGCTCTGCCTTCACAATCTGTGTAACAACATCTCTACGGAAGATCTCGGTGGACCGGCTGCCGTTTACAATGTTTGGATCGATTTAGGCCAGCAAGTGTTTCAGGGACAGCGCAACGGGAAGCTGCTGGAAGCATCGACATCCTTGATGCGTGCTGCGCTGGAACACCTACGCAAGAGCCCGGAACTATTCCAGCAAATGACTGAAAATGATTTGCAGCTTATGTTGAACGGTGTGACCGAATGTGAAGATATAGAGATACGTGCAAACTGGCTGCGAATGCTGGGCATTTTGGGGTGTTTGTTGCCCGAGTCGCATGTGAAAGTGATCATCGATTTCGTGCTGACCACTTGTGCCAACGAAGCAGATGTGTGGGTTTTGGCGGAGGCGCTCGATTCAATGATGGACATTTTCGCAGATAACGATTGGCATGCGATAATGCATGAGCTAGGCATGATAGCGAAATGTAAGCAGCTGGATCGCATCATGAGAGAGAAACTGAAACGAGACAAGCGTCAACTCGGTGACCGGTTTCCTGCTGTTTCTACGGTACGTACAAATTTGAGCCGATTTTGTAAATATCTAGAAACtgaattaaaaaatttcaAGCCAAACATGGAATCGTAA